A stretch of Blattabacterium cuenoti DNA encodes these proteins:
- a CDS encoding LemA family protein — MKKIFLIIISSIFILTFIFGLWTVNIYNHLIELNENIKTQWGQVENVYQRRSDLIPNLVNTVKGSANFEKNTLNQVIKARSKATSFSINPNDLNQNKINQFQKAQEYLNNSVSRLLLIVENYPDIKSTQNFYELQNQLEGTENRINVERNRFNDQVNNFNSYRNQFPKSIIANFFTQFKEKGYFQSSIGSEKSPIVDFSN, encoded by the coding sequence ATGAAAAAAATTTTTTTAATAATCATTTCCTCTATTTTTATTTTAACATTTATATTTGGACTATGGACCGTTAATATATATAATCATCTTATCGAATTAAATGAAAATATTAAAACACAATGGGGTCAAGTAGAAAATGTTTATCAACGTAGATCTGATTTAATTCCAAATTTAGTTAATACAGTAAAAGGATCTGCAAACTTTGAAAAAAATACGTTAAATCAAGTAATAAAAGCTAGATCAAAAGCTACTTCTTTTTCTATAAATCCAAACGATTTGAATCAAAATAAAATAAATCAATTTCAAAAAGCACAAGAATATCTAAATAATTCCGTCAGTAGACTACTTCTAATTGTAGAAAATTATCCAGATATAAAGTCTACACAAAATTTTTATGAATTGCAAAATCAATTAGAAGGAACAGAAAACCGTATTAATGTAGAAAGAAACCGTTTCAATGATCAAGTAAATAATTTTAATTCTTATAGAAATCAATTTCCAAAATCGATCATTGCAAATTTTTTTACTCAATTTAAAGAAAAAGGATATTTTCAATCTTCTATAGGATCAGAAAAATCTCCTATCGTAGATTTTTCCAATTAA
- a CDS encoding TPM domain-containing protein, protein MNKTIQFIILIFSCINLVKGQLNIPEIPKKISPIQDNVGVLSRKQIKKLNEQLILYSKITSTEILVSIINNLHGEDPNVIAYKWGEKWKIGNFHKNNGIVILLSVNDRKISIQNGYGIEPYLTDFLTTKIIRKIKPILKNGLYYKAIDYSIQEIFKILKDKYKKNHTKKVFPKWNLLIYISVFFLLLLFIYKTRDYPLLLNTLLFMDFLNKFHNHEHEENFNEDEFGGGGHFGGGGSSGNW, encoded by the coding sequence ATGAACAAAACCATTCAATTTATCATTCTAATTTTTTCTTGTATAAATTTAGTAAAAGGACAATTGAATATCCCTGAAATACCAAAAAAAATATCTCCTATTCAAGATAATGTCGGAGTTTTATCCAGAAAACAAATAAAAAAATTAAATGAACAACTTATTCTATACTCTAAAATTACATCAACAGAAATATTAGTATCCATTATTAATAATCTTCATGGAGAAGATCCAAATGTTATAGCTTATAAATGGGGAGAAAAATGGAAAATTGGAAATTTTCATAAAAATAATGGAATAGTCATATTATTATCTGTCAATGATAGAAAAATATCTATTCAAAATGGATATGGAATAGAACCTTATCTCACCGATTTTTTAACTACGAAAATTATAAGAAAAATAAAACCAATATTAAAAAATGGTCTTTATTATAAAGCTATAGATTATAGTATTCAAGAAATATTCAAAATTTTAAAAGATAAATATAAAAAAAATCATACTAAAAAAGTTTTTCCTAAATGGAATTTATTGATTTACATAAGTGTTTTTTTTCTTCTACTTTTATTTATCTATAAAACCAGAGATTACCCATTACTATTAAATACATTATTATTTATGGACTTTTTAAACAAATTTCATAATCATGAACATGAAGAAAATTTTAACGAAGATGAATTTGGAGGAGGAGGACATTTTGGAGGGGGAGGAAGCAGCGGAAATTGGTAA
- the ndk gene encoding nucleoside-diphosphate kinase yields the protein MIDHMFGRITLSIIKPDAVQKGYIATILTKIVHAGFHIIALKMTKLSKKNAIKFYSEHQKKYFFNSLVEFMSSGPIVSILLEKENAVKDFRLLIGDTNPINAKKGTIRNLYATSLKKNAIHGSDSNKSAFQESQFYFSNREIFVQESFN from the coding sequence ATGATTGATCATATGTTTGGAAGAATTACTCTATCTATTATTAAACCGGATGCAGTACAAAAAGGATATATTGCTACTATTCTAACTAAAATAGTTCATGCTGGATTTCATATAATAGCACTTAAAATGACAAAACTTTCCAAAAAAAACGCTATCAAGTTTTATTCGGAACATCAAAAAAAATATTTTTTCAATTCTTTAGTAGAATTCATGTCATCTGGACCAATCGTATCTATTCTTTTAGAAAAAGAAAACGCAGTTAAAGACTTTAGACTTTTAATAGGAGATACAAATCCAATAAACGCTAAAAAAGGAACAATAAGAAATTTATATGCTACTTCCCTAAAAAAAAATGCTATACATGGATCAGACAGTAATAAAAGTGCTTTTCAAGAAAGTCAATTTTATTTTTCGAATAGAGAAATTTTTGTACAAGAATCTTTCAACTAA
- the argS gene encoding arginine--tRNA ligase, whose translation MNDHFPSIEKITRESMFILYDIELNSTELDFQYTKKKYIGDITLILFSLSKKLDRPVKEIGKNIGNYVQNKLKGLIQFSIVGGFLNFIYKDKYYIYLLKEMLNTNFYDLKFPSKRIMIEYSSPNANKPLHLGHLRNSLIGSSIAEILKMVGHKIIKIQIINDRGIHICKSMIAWKKFGKQKTPDQVKMKGDHFVGKYYSLFDKIFHEEFKKYSDRNKISIFNQARELLKKWESKDPLTRTIWKKMNKWVYDGFEKTYKKLGITFDQTEYESDVYEIGKKIIKEGLLKGIFFKKKDGSIWINLIKEGFDEKLLLRSDETSVYMTQDIGTAINRFKKYRIDQLIYIVGKEQDYHFQVLFSILKRLGFMWINKLFHLSYEMVYLPSGVMKSRDGNVIDADSLISEMGSVTKNNFLNLKGKEQEQYSKILGLSALKFHFLKIDPKKKIIFYPEKSIDFKGKTGIYIQYTYSRIRSLERKFFKLCSLLNLSWKEMKFDIYEKNMIKILQKYPFILKKSAKDFNPSLVANYIYDVSKIFNHFYQNKKLIDPLNMMYSNMSMNIIHITGNVIKSGMNLLGIRMLDRM comes from the coding sequence ATGAATGATCATTTTCCATCTATAGAGAAAATCACAAGAGAATCTATGTTTATTTTGTACGATATCGAACTTAATAGTACTGAATTGGATTTTCAATATACGAAAAAAAAATATATAGGGGATATTACTTTAATTTTATTTTCTTTATCTAAAAAATTAGATAGACCCGTAAAAGAAATAGGAAAAAATATAGGAAATTATGTACAAAATAAATTAAAAGGATTGATTCAGTTTTCTATTGTTGGAGGATTCTTGAATTTTATTTATAAAGATAAATATTATATTTATCTTCTTAAGGAAATGTTAAATACAAATTTTTATGATTTAAAATTTCCTTCTAAAAGAATTATGATAGAATATTCTTCTCCTAACGCAAATAAACCTTTGCATTTAGGCCATCTTAGAAATAGTCTTATTGGATCATCTATAGCTGAAATATTAAAAATGGTAGGTCATAAGATTATAAAAATTCAGATAATTAATGATAGAGGAATACATATATGTAAATCTATGATAGCTTGGAAAAAATTTGGAAAACAAAAAACTCCTGATCAAGTTAAAATGAAAGGAGATCATTTTGTGGGAAAATATTATAGTTTGTTCGATAAAATTTTTCATGAAGAATTTAAAAAATATTCCGATAGAAATAAAATTTCAATTTTTAATCAAGCTAGAGAATTACTGAAGAAATGGGAAAGTAAAGATCCTTTAACAAGAACGATTTGGAAAAAAATGAATAAATGGGTTTATGATGGATTTGAAAAAACCTATAAAAAATTAGGTATTACTTTTGATCAAACAGAATATGAAAGCGATGTTTATGAAATTGGAAAAAAAATTATTAAGGAAGGTTTATTAAAAGGTATTTTTTTTAAAAAAAAAGATGGATCAATTTGGATTAATTTAATTAAAGAAGGTTTTGATGAAAAATTGTTATTAAGATCTGATGAAACTTCCGTTTACATGACTCAAGATATTGGAACTGCTATAAATCGTTTTAAAAAATATAGAATAGATCAGTTAATTTACATTGTAGGGAAAGAACAAGATTATCATTTTCAAGTTCTTTTCAGTATATTGAAACGTTTAGGATTTATGTGGATAAATAAATTATTTCATTTATCATATGAAATGGTATATTTACCGAGTGGGGTCATGAAATCTAGAGATGGAAATGTGATAGATGCGGATAGTCTTATTTCAGAAATGGGTTCGGTTACAAAAAATAATTTTTTAAATTTAAAAGGAAAAGAACAAGAACAATATTCTAAAATTTTAGGGTTATCAGCTCTAAAGTTTCATTTTTTAAAGATAGATCCAAAAAAGAAAATTATTTTTTATCCTGAAAAATCTATAGATTTTAAAGGAAAAACTGGAATATATATTCAATATACTTATTCTAGAATTCGTTCTTTAGAACGAAAGTTTTTTAAATTATGTTCTTTATTGAATCTTTCTTGGAAAGAAATGAAATTTGATATATATGAAAAAAATATGATCAAAATTCTTCAAAAATATCCATTCATATTGAAAAAATCAGCTAAAGATTTTAACCCTTCTTTAGTTGCGAATTACATTTATGACGTATCCAAAATTTTTAATCATTTTTATCAAAACAAAAAATTGATAGATCCTTTAAATATGATGTATAGTAATATGTCTATGAATATTATTCATATTACAGGAAATGTAATAAAATCTGGAATGAATTTATTAGGCATAAGAATGCTTGATCGTATGTAA
- a CDS encoding branched-chain amino acid aminotransferase → MKIEKTLQSRIREIDFDNISFGSQYSDHMFCSEYIDGKWKNSMIKPFGNIGISPVSLVFHYGQAVFEGMKAYKDKNEEVFLFRPEENFKRINRSSIRLEMPYIPKYIFMNGLKKLIDIDRDWIPKNYGQSLYIRPFLIATNGVLSAKPSKNYMFMIVSTPADIYYKHPLKIKIEEKYSRSASGGVGFTKAAGNYASSFYPTRLANEEGFDQILWTDSSSHTIIEESGTMNVFFWLKDKLVTPKANDNILSGITCKSILSLAKEEGITVEERNLSVLEIIEGLKKGELKEAFGCGTAVVINDFEMISYQKNNFLLPSVSKKEKISIRLKKRLLDIQHNLSEDIFGWRLQLKKNS, encoded by the coding sequence ATGAAGATAGAGAAAACTTTACAATCAAGAATTAGGGAAATCGATTTTGATAATATTTCTTTTGGAAGCCAGTATTCAGATCATATGTTTTGTTCTGAGTATATAGATGGGAAGTGGAAAAATTCTATGATAAAACCTTTTGGAAACATAGGTATATCTCCTGTATCTCTTGTTTTTCATTATGGACAAGCTGTATTTGAAGGAATGAAAGCTTATAAAGATAAAAATGAAGAAGTTTTTTTATTTCGACCAGAAGAAAATTTTAAAAGAATAAATAGATCCTCTATTCGATTGGAAATGCCTTATATTCCAAAATATATATTCATGAATGGATTAAAAAAATTAATAGATATAGATAGAGATTGGATTCCAAAAAATTATGGACAATCTTTATATATACGTCCTTTTTTAATTGCAACTAATGGAGTTTTATCTGCTAAACCTTCTAAAAATTATATGTTTATGATAGTATCTACCCCTGCTGATATTTATTATAAACATCCTTTAAAAATTAAAATAGAAGAAAAATATAGTCGTTCTGCATCAGGAGGGGTCGGTTTTACTAAAGCGGCTGGAAACTATGCTTCTTCTTTTTATCCGACTAGATTAGCAAATGAAGAAGGATTTGATCAAATTTTGTGGACCGACTCTTCTAGTCATACAATAATAGAAGAATCCGGAACAATGAATGTTTTTTTTTGGTTAAAAGATAAACTTGTAACTCCAAAAGCTAATGATAATATATTAAGTGGAATAACTTGCAAAAGTATTCTTTCTTTAGCTAAAGAAGAAGGAATTACTGTAGAGGAACGAAATTTAAGTGTTTTAGAAATCATAGAAGGATTAAAAAAAGGAGAATTAAAAGAAGCATTTGGTTGTGGGACCGCTGTAGTTATAAATGATTTTGAAATGATTAGTTATCAAAAAAATAATTTTTTATTACCATCTGTTTCAAAGAAAGAAAAAATATCTATTCGTCTAAAAAAAAGATTATTAGATATACAACATAATTTATCAGAAGATATTTTTGGATGGAGACTCCAATTAAAAAAGAATTCGTAA
- a CDS encoding alpha-ketoacid dehydrogenase subunit alpha/beta, with product MKYNNNKSNDDEESSFESFRKTVLNDYKLAKISRETSVLGRKEVLNGRAKFGIFGDGKEIPQLAMAKVFKNGDFRSGYYRDQTFMMAIGALTVRSFFSQLYAHSDLKYEPISSGRMMTSHFGTRFLNQDGDWKNLVQQKNSTADISATAAQMPKLLGLAQASKIYKKLKNLKKTHKKFSNNGNEVAFGTIGNASISEGLFWETLNAASVLQVPIILSIWDDGYGISVPNKYQFSKKNISDLLYGFHRNKKEKGIEIIRVNGYNYMDLTITYDKANKIARYEHVPVIIHVTNLTQPQGHSTSSSHERYKSKERLKWEMENDGIKKFRDWILNFRFNFFNTNKKKEVVQTIANVCFLDKIDIEAKEYVKNEQIKAWNAFQKPIHKLKNEAISILQKVQDSSSCLKKKWINKYVNKYIDKLNNFNKNLSTKKSIFRIVRKILYLLYEVELDEKYCLIKWFNNKFRKEEENYSSHLYSISKKSSVKITEVFPVYNNKTLEVDGRIVLRENFDKLLKMYPDLLIFGEDVGKIGDVNQGLEGLQKKYGKTRIFDTGIRESTILGQGIGLSMRGLRPIVEIQYIDYILYALQIMSDDIACLQYRTRGGQKSPVIIRTRGHRLEGIWHSGSPMGGIINYLRGVLVLVPRNMVKAAGFYNTLLSGDDPALVIECLNGYRIKEKLPENLGFFRTPIGIVEITRKGKDITMVTYGSTWRIVNKAAEELYKINIDTEIIDIQSLLPFDLQKDIAKSLQKTNRLLIIDEDVPGGASAFILQKILEEQNGYYYLDCSPVTITAKEHRPPYGSDGDYFSKPSVENIVEKVLKMMNDN from the coding sequence ATGAAATATAATAATAATAAATCTAATGATGATGAAGAAAGTTCTTTTGAATCATTTAGAAAAACGGTTTTAAACGATTATAAATTAGCAAAAATTAGCCGTGAAACAAGTGTTTTAGGTAGAAAAGAAGTTTTAAATGGAAGAGCTAAATTTGGAATATTTGGAGATGGAAAAGAGATTCCTCAATTAGCTATGGCAAAGGTTTTTAAAAATGGAGATTTTAGATCTGGATATTATAGAGATCAAACATTTATGATGGCTATCGGAGCTTTAACTGTAAGAAGTTTTTTTTCACAATTATATGCCCATTCAGATTTAAAATATGAACCTATTTCATCTGGAAGAATGATGACTTCCCATTTTGGAACACGTTTTTTGAATCAGGATGGGGATTGGAAAAATCTTGTTCAACAAAAAAATTCTACTGCTGATATATCTGCTACAGCCGCTCAGATGCCTAAACTATTAGGCTTAGCTCAAGCTTCTAAAATTTATAAAAAATTGAAAAATTTAAAAAAAACACATAAAAAATTTTCTAATAATGGAAATGAAGTTGCATTTGGAACTATTGGAAACGCTAGTATTTCAGAAGGGTTATTTTGGGAAACTTTAAATGCGGCTTCGGTTTTACAAGTTCCTATAATTCTTTCTATTTGGGATGATGGATATGGAATATCTGTTCCCAATAAATACCAATTTTCTAAAAAAAATATTAGTGATCTTTTATATGGGTTTCATAGAAATAAAAAGGAAAAAGGAATTGAAATTATTCGTGTTAATGGATATAATTATATGGATCTTACCATAACTTATGATAAAGCAAATAAAATTGCTCGTTATGAACATGTTCCAGTGATTATTCATGTTACTAATTTGACTCAACCGCAAGGTCATTCTACTTCTTCTTCACATGAAAGATATAAATCAAAAGAACGGTTAAAATGGGAAATGGAGAATGATGGAATCAAAAAATTTAGAGATTGGATTTTAAATTTTAGATTTAATTTTTTTAATACTAATAAAAAAAAAGAAGTTGTTCAAACTATAGCAAATGTTTGCTTTTTAGATAAAATAGATATAGAAGCTAAAGAATACGTTAAAAATGAGCAAATAAAAGCATGGAATGCTTTCCAAAAACCTATTCATAAACTTAAAAATGAAGCTATAAGTATTTTACAAAAAGTACAAGATAGTTCTTCTTGTTTGAAGAAAAAATGGATTAATAAATATGTGAATAAATATATAGATAAATTAAACAATTTCAATAAAAATTTATCTACAAAGAAATCAATATTTCGTATCGTTAGAAAAATTTTATATCTTTTGTATGAGGTGGAATTAGATGAAAAATATTGTCTTATAAAATGGTTTAATAATAAATTTCGGAAAGAAGAAGAAAATTATTCGTCCCATCTATATAGTATTTCCAAAAAATCTTCCGTAAAAATAACAGAAGTTTTTCCTGTATATAATAATAAAACTTTGGAAGTAGATGGTAGAATCGTATTAAGAGAAAATTTTGATAAATTGTTAAAAATGTATCCTGATCTTCTAATATTTGGTGAAGATGTAGGAAAAATAGGAGATGTCAATCAAGGATTAGAAGGGTTACAAAAAAAATATGGAAAAACAAGGATTTTTGATACTGGAATACGGGAATCTACAATTCTTGGACAAGGTATAGGTTTATCTATGCGTGGGTTACGTCCTATAGTTGAAATTCAATATATAGATTACATTCTATATGCTTTACAAATTATGAGTGATGATATTGCTTGCTTACAGTATAGAACAAGAGGAGGACAAAAATCTCCTGTTATTATTAGAACAAGAGGACATCGTCTAGAAGGAATATGGCATTCCGGTTCTCCTATGGGAGGGATCATTAATTATTTAAGAGGCGTTTTAGTTCTTGTTCCAAGAAATATGGTAAAGGCGGCTGGATTTTATAATACTTTGTTATCTGGAGATGATCCTGCTTTGGTTATTGAATGTCTAAATGGATATAGAATAAAAGAAAAGTTACCGGAAAATTTAGGTTTTTTTAGAACTCCTATTGGAATAGTGGAAATAACAAGAAAGGGAAAAGATATCACGATGGTTACTTATGGTTCTACATGGAGAATTGTAAATAAAGCCGCAGAAGAATTGTATAAAATAAATATAGATACTGAAATAATAGATATTCAATCTCTTTTACCTTTTGATTTACAAAAGGATATTGCTAAAAGTTTACAAAAAACTAATAGACTATTAATTATAGATGAGGATGTCCCAGGAGGGGCTTCTGCTTTTATTTTACAAAAAATATTAGAAGAACAAAATGGTTATTATTATTTAGATTGTTCACCTGTTACAATTACGGCTAAAGAACATCGTCCTCCTTATGGATCCGATGGAGATTATTTTTCAAAACCTTCCGTTGAAAATATTGTGGAAAAAGTATTAAAAATGATGAATGATAATTAG
- the ffh gene encoding signal recognition particle protein yields MFEYLRNKLDKALHLLKEQNRITEINIVSSLKEIGRALIDADVNYKIAKNFIRKIKDKSIGKKVLTSLNPKQLIIKIVYDELVLLMGGKNPNIEINFSKNPKNPSIILICGLQGSGKTTFASKLAFFLKKKNKTPLLVAADIHRPAAIDQLKRIADKVDIPVFYLKENKNVLSILDKSILYSYKENRNVIIIDTAGRLAIDQFMMDEIIKINQHVHPHETLFVVDAMTGQDAINTAQSFSKILNFDGIVMTKLDGDSKGGAAITISSVVKKPIKFISNGEKIEDMEIFYPDRFANRILGMGDIVSLVEKIQEQFDEKKTKKIYHKISKNRFNFNDLLGQIQHIKKIGNIKNIISMIPGVEKYFFPVDQKHSFKKMEAIIHSMTYEERENPKILSDIKRKKRISKGSGITLSHIDLFLKQFDDINKIMKKINTNSGKNIVKDFIYKMMNKENSV; encoded by the coding sequence ATGTTTGAATATTTACGGAATAAATTAGATAAAGCTCTTCATCTTTTAAAGGAACAGAATAGAATTACGGAAATCAATATTGTTTCTTCTCTAAAAGAAATTGGAAGAGCTCTTATTGATGCGGATGTAAATTATAAAATAGCTAAAAACTTTATTCGGAAAATAAAAGATAAATCTATCGGAAAAAAAGTACTTACTTCCTTAAATCCAAAACAGTTGATTATAAAAATAGTGTATGATGAGTTAGTTTTACTTATGGGAGGAAAAAATCCAAATATAGAAATAAATTTTTCTAAAAATCCTAAAAATCCTTCTATTATTTTGATTTGTGGATTACAAGGAAGTGGGAAGACGACTTTTGCTTCTAAACTTGCTTTTTTTTTAAAAAAAAAAAATAAAACTCCTTTATTAGTTGCTGCAGATATTCATCGTCCTGCAGCTATAGATCAATTAAAACGTATTGCAGATAAAGTAGATATTCCTGTATTTTATTTGAAAGAAAATAAAAATGTTCTATCTATATTAGATAAATCTATTCTTTATTCTTATAAAGAGAATAGAAATGTAATAATTATTGATACAGCTGGTCGATTAGCTATTGATCAATTTATGATGGATGAAATTATAAAAATAAATCAACATGTACATCCACATGAAACTTTATTTGTTGTAGATGCTATGACCGGACAAGATGCTATAAATACAGCTCAATCTTTTTCAAAAATATTGAATTTTGATGGAATAGTGATGACCAAATTAGATGGAGATAGTAAAGGAGGAGCTGCGATAACTATATCTAGTGTGGTAAAAAAACCTATCAAATTTATTAGTAATGGGGAAAAAATAGAAGATATGGAGATTTTTTATCCAGATAGATTCGCTAATAGAATTTTAGGAATGGGAGATATAGTTTCTTTAGTAGAAAAAATACAAGAACAATTTGACGAAAAGAAAACGAAAAAAATTTACCATAAAATTTCAAAAAATCGTTTTAATTTTAATGATTTGTTAGGACAGATTCAACATATTAAAAAAATAGGAAATATAAAAAATATTATTTCTATGATTCCTGGAGTTGAAAAATATTTTTTTCCTGTAGATCAAAAACATTCTTTCAAAAAAATGGAAGCGATTATTCATTCTATGACATATGAAGAAAGAGAAAATCCAAAAATACTTTCTGATATAAAAAGGAAAAAAAGAATTTCTAAAGGATCAGGTATTACATTGAGTCATATAGATTTGTTTTTAAAACAATTTGATGATATTAATAAAATTATGAAAAAAATTAATACAAATTCTGGGAAAAACATTGTAAAAGATTTTATATATAAAATGATGAATAAGGAAAATAGTGTATAA